The window GAGCGGGCGCTGATGGCGATGCTCGGGGCGGCGTCCGGGCGGCACCTGCACGCGCTGGCCCACAACTCCGATCCCCGGCCGGTCACCGTCGGGCGCCGGCGCCGGTCCATCGGCGCGCAGGCCGCGCTCGGCCGCCGCCGGCTCTCACCCGCCGAGCTGGACGGCCGGCTGATCGTGCTGGTGGACCGGGTCTGCCGCAGGCTGCGCGGGGCCAACCGGGTCTGCCGGACCGTGGTGCTGCGGCTGCGCTTCGACGACTTCAACCGGGTCACCCGATCGCACACGCTGGCCGCGGCCACCGACGACACCGCGGTGCTGCTGACCGCGCTGCGCCGGTTGCTGCGGGCCAACGCCGGGCTGATCCGGGAGCAGGGCATCACGCTGATCGGGGTGACGCTGAGCAACCTGGACAACGCCGACGCCATCCAGCTGGAGCTGCCGTTCGAGCGCCGCAGCCCGCACAAGCTGGACTCGGTGGTGGATCGGGTCAAGGACCGCTACGGCAGCTCGGCCATCACCCGTGGGGTGCTGCTCAACGTCGATCCCGGGCTCACCGTCCCGCTGCTGCCGGACTGAGCGCTGCTGCCCGGCTGATGGGTCGGTTCTGACGGCCGGAGGCGATGGTTGGCCGCTGAGCAGGGCTTCGGTCGGCGTGTGGCCCTGCTGGGCGGCCAACGATCTTCCGCTAATCGGCTAGGAAGCCCGGAACACCTCATCGGCATGCCACTCGAGGAATTCCGGGTTCGGACGGTCATGGCGGCGCTCCGGCACGCTGATCGTTTGTCCGGCGCGAGCGTAGAACTGCTCGCCGTTTCCGAACTCCTCGCGCAACCGACGGCTGACCAGCAGGCGGTACTTGGGATCGACTCCCAGGTACCCACGATCGAACAGGGTGTGCACGTCAGATCGAAGCAGCAGGCCGTTGTCCAGGCGATGCTCCCCACCCACTGGCAACGGGCGGATGTGTGCCGCTTGCAAGACCGGTCGGATCTTGTCTCCGGTGATCGAGCAACGGCGGGAGTAGGCGTCCAAGACCTTCGCTTGAAACGCGTGTTGGCCAAGCCGGTACGGGGTCAGCCGCGGATCGCCGTACACCGGCCCCGGCCGGTGCCATGGCGGGACCTCGGCAGGGTTCGCCGGAGCGTCGAGCAGCCTTCTCATCACCGCTTCGAAATAGCTGGCCGTTGAGGACGTCGTGAGGTCGTAGGTCTTGCCTTGGACGATGTTGGAGGCAAAGTCGGGCGGCGGACCCACTGTGTCTTCCGGTGCAAAGAGTCGCGTGTCCCGTATGAAAACGCAGCCGATCTTCGGGTCGTCCTCCGGGGCGATCGGTTGGGCTCGGTAACGTCCCACCTGGATCCGCAATTCTTGCAGGCTCTCGGCACCGTTCCCTTCGCCGAAGAACTCCCAGGCCTCCGAGACGTGCAACGACGCGAACTCGCTGTAGAAACCACCACCCACAACCTGGTTGTGCGGAGAGTGGGTTTTGAAGAGGAAAGGTTCACCGGGTGTCAGCGCACCGAATCGGCGGTCGCCTCCCGGGCGCCAGAAATTCACTTCCTCAAGATGGGGCCGTGCGGCGAGGAACCGATACCACCGGGTATCAGTCACCCCGACGTAGGTCCTCACAGCGGCATTGTGTCGCTCAGGAAGCCCGCCACCAAGAGGCGGGAGAGCACATAGCGTGACCGCATGCCGGCACCGGCTGAATCGGGCCGCTACTCGCAGCCGATTCCGTCCAGGTCCGAATCCAGGCCGTAGGGGTCGTCGCCGGTCACAGAGACCGGTCCTTGCACGTAGCGAGGGCCGTTGCCTTTACCGCTGGCGCAATCGACGTCCGGGCCGGGTGGAATGCAGGGGTCATAGCCGCCGCAGTCCTCGGTGGGAGCGGGCGGCTGCGCTGCGGCGGACCGGGACGCTTCGGCGGCCGCTGATCGGGACGCTTCGGCTGCGGCAGCCGAGCGTGACGCGGCGGCAGATCGGGACGCGGACGCGCTGGCGGAAGCGGAGCGTGAGGCGACAGCGGAGCGAGAGGCCGCAGCGGAGCGGGAAGCGGCGGCCGAGCGCGATGTCGCCGCGCTGGCGGCAGCCCGGGACGCCGCAGCGGATTGGGATGCCGCAGCGGAGCGGGAAGCCGCGGCCGCCGAGCGGGACGCGACGGCTGACTGGGCCGCCTGCCCGGACGCCAGCGCCGCCCGGCTCGCCGCGGCGGCAGCTTCGGCCAGCGCCGCGCTGCTCGTGCCGGCACTCGGCGAGGGCGAGCTGGTGGCGGTCGCATGCAGCCCGTTCGGCGCCGTCCGGGCGTCCGAGGTTTGCTGCCGCGGAAGTGCCGCGACGACCAGCACGAAGGCGACGAAGGCGGCCGGAATCCAGAACCGGAGCGTGCGCCGGCCGGCCCACGCCTGTAAGGCGGCAAAGTTCACGAGAAGTCTCTCGACGGATGAATAATGACAATCCAAGGTAGCCGGGTTCAGGGCGTGAAGAGGTCGGCTTAACAAGTTTGTTACATAGACTTGTGAAGGGCCGCGCGCCGAACACGACGCCTCGAACTGCGGCGCTGCTGGTCTAATGGCACTCCCGTCACCGCTGCACCGGACCGAAGGGACTGCGGGTGTCTGAGCGCTGGTACAAGGAAGCGGTCATCTACTGCATCGAGGTCGACACCTATCAGGACTCCAACGGCGACGGCTGCGGAGACCTGCCCGGGCTGATCAGCCGGCTGGACTACCTCGCCCGGCTCGGCGTGACCTGCCTGTGGCTCAACCCGATCCACCCCTCGCCCAAGCGCGACGGCGGCTATGACATCAGCGACTACTACGGCGTCCACCCGCAGCTGGGCACCCTCGGCGACTTCGTGGAGCTGGCCACCCAGGCCCGCTCGCGGGGCATCCGGCTGGTGCTGGACCTGGTGGTCAACCACACCTCCGATCAGCACCCGTGGTTCCAGTCCGCGCGCAGCGACCCGAACTCCCCGTACCGCGACTTCTACGTCTGGACCGAGGACGAGCCGCCGGACCGCCGCCAGGGCATGGTGTTTCCCGGCGAGCAGACCGAGACCTGGACGATGGACGACGCGGCCAAGCTCTGGTACTACCACCGCTTCTACGAGTTCCAGCCCGACCTGAACTGGTCGAACCCCGCCGTGCGCGCCGAGATCAAGAAGGTGATGGGCTTCTGGCTGCAGCTGGGAGCGTCCGGCTTCCGGATCGACGCGGCGCCGTTCGTGATCGAGCAGACCACCCCCGGCGTCAACCCGGGCCCGATGGATTTCACCATCCTCGACGACTGGCGTCAGGACATCCAGTGGCGCAACGGCGAGGCGGTGCTGCTGTGCGAGGCCAACGTCGCCCCCGAGGACCTTCCCAAGTACTGCGCCGCGGCGCTGGACGGGCCCAACGACCGCGCCCACCTGATGTTCGCCTTCGGCCTCAACGCCAAACTGTGGCTGGCGCTGGCCCGCTGTGAGGCCGAGCCGCTGGTCGAGGCGCTGGGCAGCATGCCCAAGCTGGCGGCGATGGCCCAGTGGGCGACCTTCCTGCGCAATCATGACGAGCTCGATCTGAGCAAGCTGACCGACGAGCAGCGCAGCGACGTGATGGCGGCCTTCGCCCCCAAGCAGGACATGCGCATCTACGGCCGGGGCATCCGCCGCCGGCTGGCCTCGATGATGAACGGCGACCGGGCCCGGATCGAGCTGGCCTACGCGTTGCAGTTCAGCATGCCGGGCACCCCGGTGCTGCGTTACGGCGAGGAGATCGGGATGGGCGAGCAGCTGGCGCTGCCCGGCCGGCTCTCGGTCCGCACCCCGATGCAGTGGGACGACAGCCGGGCGGCCGGCTTCTCCACCGCCCCGGTCGCCGAGCTGATCAGGCCGGTGTCGACCCGGGGCGCCTACTCCGCCAAGCGGGTGAACGTCGAGGCCCAGCAGCTGGACCGGCAGTCGTTGCTGCGCTGGTTCGAGGAGCTGATCAGGGTGCTGCGGGAGTGCCCGGAGATCGGCGTGGGCGAGGTGAGCGTGATCGACCGGCCGTTGCCGCGCTCGGTGCTGGCGCACCGTTTCGACGCCCCGGAAGGCGCGATCCTGCTGTTGCACAACCTCGCCGCGACGCCGGTGACGCTGGACCTGAGCGGCATCGACACCGGCAAGAGGCCGCACGAGGTGCTGGCCGACGGCCGGTACGAGCCGCCGGCGAAGAACCTGGCGCACCTGGAGCTGAACGGCTGGGGCTACCGCTGGATCCGGCTGCGCCGCAGCTCCAAGGTCTGACCCAGCTCAGCCGGCCGGGAACCAGCTCAGCCGGCCGGAACCAGCTCAGTCGGCCGGGAACCAGCGCGCCGGGCCCCGTACCCGCAGCCCCACCTTGTCGCCGGTGGCGGGCGCGGCCGTCCCGGTGTGCCGCAGGCTGATCACGCTGGAGCGCGGCTCGTCCAGCCGGATCGTCACCATCGTGTCGTGGCCGTAGTAGTCGACGTCCTCCACGACGCCGAAGACGGCCAGGTCATCGCCGTCGGAGGAGGAGTCGGTGAGCTCGATCTGCTCCGGACGCAGCATCACGGTGCCGGTGCCGGTGCCGTCCCCGGTCGCCGGCGGCTGGATCGGCACGCTGCCCAGCGCGCACTCGGCGACCGAGCCGGCCAGCGCGCCCGCGAGAGTGACCGCGTCACCGACGAAGGCGGCCGTGGCCAGGTCCAGCGGCGCCTCGTAGATCTGGCGCGGCGGGCCGATCTGGGTCAACCGGCCGGCGCTCATCACGCCCACCTGGTCGGCGAACGACAGCGCCTCGGACTGGTCGTGGGTGACCAGCAGCGTGGTCACGCCCTGCTCGGCCAGCGCCTCGGCCACCGCGGCCCGGGTGCTGGCGCGCAGCCCGGCGTCCAGCGCGCTGAACGGCTCGTCCAGCAGCACCAGGGCCGGCCGCGGCGCCACCGCCCGGGCCAGGGACACCCGCTGCTGCTGGCCGCCGGAGAGCTGGTCGGGCCTGCGGTCGGCGTAGTCCGGGTCAAGGCTCACCAGCTCGAGCAGCTCGGTGATCCGGGCCCGGGACCGGCGCTCGGTGCGGGGCAGGCCGAAGGCGATGTTCTGGGCCACCGTCAGGTGCGGGAACAGCGCCCCGTCCTGCGCGACGTAGCCGAGCCCGCGCCGGTGCGGCGGCACCCAGACGCCGTCGCCGCAGACCTGCCGGTCCCCGATGAACACCGAGCCGGGGTCGGGGCGTTCGAAACCGGCGATCACCCGCAACAGCGTCGTCTTGCCGCATCCGGACGGCCCGACGATCGCGGTGGTGCCGCCGTCGGCGATGTCGAGGTCGATGCCCCTGAGCACCGGCACCGGGCCGTAGGCGCTGTGCACCCGGCGGACCGTCAGCGCGCTCACCGGCCGGCCATCCGGTGCGACTGCACCAGCAGGAACCACGACACCGGGACGGACAGCACGATCATCAGCATCGCGTACGGCGCCGCCCCGGCATAGTCGATCTCCGAACTGAGCGACCAGAACTCGGTGGCCAGCGTCCGGGTGCCGGTCGGCGCCAGCAGCAGCGTCGCGGTCAGCTCGGTGACCACCGCCATGAACACCAGGGCGGCGCCGGCCGCCAGAGCCGGCGCGAGCAGCGGCAGGGTGACCCGGCCGAACACCCGCGACGGCGGGCTGCCCAGCGCCTTGGCCGCCTCCTCGAGTTCGGGCGGCGCCTGCTCGATGCCGGCCCGCAGGCTGACCATCGCCCGGGGCAGGAACAGCAGGGCGTAGGCCACCACGATCAGCAGGGTGCTCTGGTAGATCGGCCGGGCATAGCGGATCGCCACGGTCACGAAGGCCAGCGCCACCACGATGCCGGGCATCGCGCTGGCGAGGTAGGTGCAGCGCTCCATCAGGGTCGAGCCCCAGCCGCGGTGGCGCACCGCCAGCCAGGCCACCGGCAGCGCGACCGCCGTCGTCAGCACCGCGGCGTACAGCCCCAGGGTGAGCGTGCTGAGCAGGGCCAGCGGCAGCTCCGGCGCCGTCCAGAGCGCGCCGCCGCCGAGCATCAGCCAGCGTCCGACGCTCACGAACGGCACCCCGATCGCCGCGCCGCAGACCGCCGCTGCCGCCAGCAGGGCCAGCGGCCTGGTCCGGCCCAGCCGGACCCGCGGGGCCGGCCGGGACGCGCCGGAGCCGAGCCGGGCATAGCGCCCCCGGCCGCGCAGCAGCACATCGAGGGTGAGCAGCAGCAGGCACAGGCTGACCAGCACGGTGGCCAGCATGGTGGCCGCGGCGCCGTTGAAGGTGGACTCGTACTGCTCCATGATCGCGGTGGTGAAGGTGGAGTAGCGGATCATCTGCAGCGCGCCGTACTCGGCCAGCAGGTGCAGTCCCACCAGCAGCGCGCCACCGAGGATGGCGGTGCGCAGTTGCGGCAGCACCACCCGGGACAGCACCCGGACCGGTGAGTGCCCGAGCGAGCGGGCCGACTCCTCCAGCGCCGGGTCCAGCCGCCGCAGTACCGCCGCCACCGGCAGGTACACGAACGGGAAGTAGGCGAGCGTGGTGATCAGGGTCGCGCCGCGCAGCCCCTCGATGGTGGGGAACAGCGACACCCAGCCGTAGCTGGTGACGAAGGCCGGTACCGCCAGCGGCATCGCGAACAGCACGGCCCACAACCGGCGCAGCGGCAGGTCGGTCCGCTCGACCAGCCAGGCGGCCGCCACCCCGATCAGCACGCTGCCGGTGACGGTGGTGGCCACCAGCGCCGTGGTGTGCCGCAGCAGCTCGCCGACCCGGGGGCGCACGATCAGGGCGTAGGCCTGGTCCCAGCCGGTGGCCACGGTCTGCACCAGGACGTAGCCCAGCGGGATCAGCGACAGCGCCGAGACCACCAAGGCCGCGATCAGCACCCCGACCGGCGCCCGGCGGCTCAGACCAGGCCGGCCCACCCTGCCCCGGACGCCACCGCGGACCGGCAGGCCGGGGCGCTGCCGGTCCGCGGTGATCGCGGCGTCGGGTGGGGACAGGGCGGTGGGCACGGGGCGATGCTAGAGAAGCCCGGCCTTGGTCATCATCTCGACGACCTCGGGTCCGTTGAGCTTGGCCTCGTCGATGTCGGGCTCGTCCAGTTCGGTCAGCGGCTTGAGCGCGGCGTTGGCCGCGACGCCGCTGCCGACCGGGTACTCGAACGAGGTGCCGTTCTGCAGCACCTGCTGGCCGGTCTTGCCGGTGACGAACTTCAGGAACTGCTGCGCGGCCTCGGCGTTGTCGCTGGACTTCAGCACGCCACCGCCGGACAGGCTCACGAAGGCGCCCGGGTCCTGGTTGCCGAAGAAGTGCAGCTTGGTGTTCTTGCTGTTCTCCTTGGTCTTGGACTGGTCGCCGGCGAAGTAGTAGTGGTAGATGATGCCGCCGTCGATCTGGCCGGCGTTGACCGCCTTCATCACCGCGATGTTGCCCTTGTACTGCTTGAAGTTGGTCTTCATGGCGTCCAGCCAGGACTGGGTGGCCTCGGCGCCCTCGAGCTCGAGCATCGCGCTGACGATGGCCTGGAAGTCAGCGCCGGACGGCGAGGCGCCCCACTTGCCCTTCCACTTCGGATCGGCCAGATCCATCATCGACTTCGGCAGCTGCGCCTCGGTCAGCTTGCTGTTGTGGACGAACACCGTCGAGCGGGCGGCGATGCCGACCCACTTGCCGGTGGACGGCTGGTACTGGCTCGGCACCTGGGCCAGCGTGGCGTCGTCGATGTCGGCGAACAGGCCGGCGTTCTCGACGACCGTCATGGCCGGGGAGTTCTCGGTGAGGAAGACGTCGGCCGGGGAGTCCTCGCCCTCCTGCTTGATCTGGTTTGCCATCTCGAAGTCGTCGCCCTGGCGCATCTCGACCTTGATGCCGGACTCCTTGGTGAAGGCGTCGATCCACTCCTTGGTGAGCGACTCGTGCTGGGCGTTGTAGACGGTCAGCGTGTCGCTGCCGCCGGCGTCGTTGTCCGAACCGCAGCCGGTCAGCGCGAGTGCCGTGGCAACCACCGAGGCGGCCAGGGCGACCCGCTTCGTACGAGACTTCATGAACAACCCTCCAGGTTAGGTAAGGGTAACCTTACATACCCGGAGGAACGCTGGTCCATGGGGGTTGGCCGCTTCGTGGGTCATGTCGATCGACCTGATCGCCACCCGTGCAACAAATCCTGCCGTCATGCGTCCATAGCTGACATAGCGCACTAGCGTTGCCGGCGACGAGGTGGATCTGATGGACGCGACCGCATGACGGGCTCGATCACCGGCCGGCCGGCCGTTGACCGGCCGGTGTCTGATCTGATGGCCGACGGCCACTTCGACGCGCTCTACCGGGCCCAGTGGTGGCCGATGATCCGGCTGGCCCAGGGGCTCGTCGATGACGTCAGCTCCGCTGAGGACGTGGTGCAGGACGCCTTCGCCGGCCTGTACCGCAGCACGACAGCGCTCGCCGAACCCGGTGCGGCGGTGCGCTACCTGCGGGTCAGCGTGGTCAACGGGGCCCGCTCGGCGCTGCGCCGACGCCGCACGGTCCGGACCTGGCTGGGCCAGGCGCGTGCGGATGAGCACGCGCCGGCCGCCGACGAGCGGTCGCTGCGCTCGGCTGAGCAGGAGGCGGCCCGCCGGGCGCTGGTGGTCCTGCCCGCCAGGCAGCGCGAGGTGTTGACCCTGCGCTTCCTGGCCGACCTCAGCGACTCCGAGATCGCCGACGCGACCGGCATGTCAGCCGGGCACGTGCGCTCTGCCGCCAGCCGCGGCCTGGCCACCTTGCGCGCCACCCTTGGAGGGCAGTTGTGAACGACCTCGACACCACCATCAAGGACCTGATCAACTCCGCCGTCGATCGCGAACTCGAGGCCCCCCGCGCGGTGCCGCCGCTGGACCGGTCCCGGTTGGCTGAGCGGCCTTCGGCCCATCCGGTGGCCCGGTGGAGCGTCCCGGTGCTGGCCGCCGTGGTGGCGGCGCTGCTGGCGGTGGGGACGCTTGTGACAATCGGTTTCGAACGCGACAAGCCTTCCAGCCCGCCCGGGAACTCGCCCAGCCCGGCGCCGTCAGCGTCGGCGTCGGTGTCGAAATCCATCAGTCCGGACCGGGAAGCGGCAGCTCGCGCGTACTCCCAGGCGTTGGCCGGCGCCCGGGAGGCGAGCGAGGTCGCCGGCGTCTCGGTGGGGCCGGTGTCGGCCCAGGAAGCCGTCCAGTACAAGGACTCCGGCTTGTGGTCCATGCCCGTTCCTGTTCCCAAGCCGCCAGCATTGGGCAAGCTCTACCCGATCACCGTCAGGTACGTGGTAGGGCCCGTCAGCAAGCCGGCATCCGTCGCGCCGGACCGGCTGGCTTCGGTCGTGTCGAGCGACCTGCACGACGGCGCCTCCGGAAGCTGCCCCCAGCCCTTCGTGGCCCGGCCGGGGCACACCTACCTGATCCATTGCCGAGTGGATCTCCAGGCCGGCACCGTCGGCAAGGCGACGTTCGTCGATCGAGAACTCACCGGAACGACGAGTGCCACGTTCAACCTCAACGGCCCGCCGGTCGGGAAACCACCCAGCAAGGTGGTGTTGCCGCCGTGGCCGTCGGTGTCACCGGCATTGTCGAACTGCGTCGGCCCGGAGCCGGATCCGGAGAACTTTCCCACCTACGCCGAGGCAGCGGCCGGCGCCCGGGAGGCGAGCGAGACAGCTGGGGTGTGGGTCGGTCCGGTGTCAGAACAGGACGCCGCCCTACACCGGGACGGGGTCAATGCCGGCCCGACGATCGACGATTCCGCCGGTTCAGGTGGTTTCCCTGACAAGCCGGTGCCGGGCAAGAGGTACCGGTTCACCGTGAAGTACGTCGCGCATTCCGCCGCTCCGGATACCGTCCTGTGGCTGTCCTTCCAACGCGTCGCCTCCGGGAGCTGCCCGAAGCCGTTCCTGATCCAACCGAACCACACGTACCTGCTCCGCTGCGAGGTGACCTTTCTGGCCGCCGGGGGCAGCAGCATGTGGGCTGCGATGCGATCTCCCGCCGGAGGATCGGAGGCGCAACAGCTGACCCGGCCTTACTAGTCGACTCGTCCCTGCGAGCCGCGCTGGCCGTGAGGTGGTTCGGCGCAGCGGGACGCTAGTTGCCGCGGACGTCGGCGGCGCGCAGGGCCAATTCCATGAAGGCGTCGCCCCGGCGCTGATCGCTGGTGCGGTGCTCGAAACGGCCGTGGGCCATGGCTTCGGCGTCCATCAGGATCAGCTCGGCCTCGACCCGCATCAGGGCCCGGATCAGTGGGCAGTTCACCGGCAGATCCATGTTCAGCCGGCCTAGCTGCACTGGCCGCGAGGTAGTCCGCCGCGCGGGAATCGGGGCGTTCGACAGCATCGCGGTGCGTGCAACAAAACTGGTGGTGATGCGTCCATAGCTCACTAACGTTGCGAAGCGAAGAGGTGGCCCTGATGGACTTCTCGGGCTCGAGCGCGTGATGGGCTCGATCACGGGCCGGTCGCGCGCGGACCGGCGGGCGCCTGCGCCGGTGGGCGGGTTTGACTTCGACGAGCTTTACCGCACCCAGTGGTGGCCGATGATCCGGCTGGCCCAGGGGCTCGTCGATGACGTCAGCTCGGCCGAGGACGTGGTGCAGGACGCCTTCGCCGGCCTGTACCGCAGCACGGCGACGCTCGCCGAACCCGGTGCGGCGGTGCGCTACCTGCGGGTCAGCGTGGTCAACGGGGCCCGCTCGGCGCTGCGCCGGCGTCGGACGGTGCGGACCTGGCTGGGGCAGCGTCGCGAGGACGAGCACGCCCCGCCGGCTGACGAACCGTCGCTGCGCTCAGCCGATCAGCAGGCGGCCCGCCGGGCGCTGGCGGTCCTGCCCGCCAGGCAGCGCGAGGTGTTGACCCTGCGCTTCCTGGCCGACCTCAGCGACTCTGAGATCGCCGACGCGACCGGCATGTCGCCCGGGCACGTCCGCTCGGCGGCCAGCCGCGGCCTGGCCACCTTGCGCGCCACCCTCGGAGGGCACTCGTGAACGACACCGACACCACCATCCTGGACGCCCGCATCAAGGACCTGGTCAACTCCGCCGTCGACGTCGAGCTCACCGGCCACCGCTCGGCGCCGCCGCTGGACCTGTCACGGCTGGCCGAGCGGCCTTCGCCCCATCCGGTGGCTGCCTGGAGCGTCCCGCTGCTGGCCGCCACCGTGGCCGCGCTGCTGGCAATCGGCACCATGCTGATCATCAGCTCCGACCGCGACCGGCGATCAGACCCAGACTCCACCAGCCCGACGCCCTCGATCTCGAAGTCCATCGACCCGGGCCCGAATGACTCGGTGACCTGGTGCCCCCATCCAGGCCCGAGGTACGCGACTCCAACCACCCTCGCTGACGTGCCCGACGCCCCGGAGGCGACCGAGGTGCCTGGGGTCTCGGTCGGGCCGGTGTCAGCCGAGGACGCCGCCTCCACGTACGCGGGCCAGTCGGTCAAGTTCACCGGCTCCGCGGGCCCGTTCGTCCGTGACTTCCGCGACCTGAAGCCGGTGCCGGGCAAGAGTTATTCGTTCACCCTGAAATACGTCGTGCCGGAGGCGGAGCGTTCGGTGTCCGCCCTACTGATAGTGCTGCGGGACGTCGCCGCGGGAAGCTGCCCCAGGCCCTTCCTGGTCCGACCGGGTCACACCTACCTGATCCGCTGCGAAATGACCTTCCTGCCTGAGTCAGCCGGTCAGCTGGTAATCACTACGATTGGCTCCAGCGGATGGGGTGAGATGGTGTTGCCGCTCAGCGGCGAAGTGGGGGACTTGGCTGGCATCCCGGAGGCAAGCAAGGTGGCTGGGGTCTCGGTCGGACCGGTGTCAGAGCAGGACGACGCCGACCTCGACAGTCATCTCGGCCAGCCGTATGTCAGGGATTTCAACGGTGTGAAGGACTACTCAGGCAAGCCGACACCGGGCAAGAGTTATCCGTTCACCGTGAAGTACGTCGTGTCTCGCTTCCAGTATCCGGTCTCCGTCGTGTCGATGACATTTCAGGACGTAGCCTCCGGAAGCTGTCCCGAGCCCTTCCTGGCCCGAGCGGATCACACGTACCTGATCCGCTGCCGGATCACCTTCCGCGCCGGCGCAGCCGGCAAGCTCACACTGGTCTCTCGAACTCCGGCGTTCACCCGCGATTTTGGGCACCTGGTGAAGCTTCCGTGACCCCCACGTCCCGACTGCGAGTACAGCCGGCCGATGCGACTGCTAGTTGCCGGGGATGTCGGCGGCGCGCAGGGCCAGTGCCATGAAGGCGTCGGCCCGGCGCTGATCGCTGGTGCGGTGCTCGAAACGGCCGTGGGCCATGGCTTCGGCGTCCATCAGGATCAGCTCGGCCTCGACCCGCATCAGGGCCCGGATCAGCGGGCAGTTCACCGGCAGATCCATGTTCAGCCGGACCACTCCGTCGGCCGCTGGTGACAGCTTGGCCTCCAGGAGCGCCGCGATCAGTTCCTCGCGCCGTTCTCCCGCCACGAGGTCCGCACCATAGTTGTTCATGCCGGCGAGCCTAGGCCGCTGGGACGGTAAAAAGCACCGAATTGACCAACGCAAGAGCTGACCGAGAGGGTTGTTCACGGCCCCGGCGCCTGCCACCCTGACGTGGCGCCAGGAATCGTCAGTGCAGGCAGAATTCGTTGCCCTCCGGGTCCTGCATCACGATTCCGACATGCTCCAGGCCGTCCTGGTCGAGCACGCTCAGCTGCCGGGCGCCGGCCTTGACCAGCCGGTCCGCCTCGGCCCGGACCCGGCGCCGCCGCTCGTCGAGCGGGGCGCGGCGGCCGCCCCCGACGTCGAGGTCCAGGTGCAGCCGGTTCTTGGCCAGCTTGGCCTCGGGCACGATCTGGAACCAGAGCCGCGGCCCCCGGCCGGCCGGGTCGATGACCGAGTCGCAGTAGTCGCCGTCGGGGCCGTCCTCGAGCTCGTCCTCGGGCACCCCGATGCCGCGCAGGTAGCCGTACCAGCTGTCGTAGCCGGCCGGCGGCGGCTCGGGCACGTAGTGCAGCGCCTCGCACCAGAACCGCGCCAGCCGGGCCGGCTCCGCGCAATCGATGGTGACCTGGAACTCGGTGGCCATGGACGTCCTCGATTCAGGGCTGGGTTCGGTCCGGCCGGCGGAACTCGATTCAG of the Jatrophihabitans sp. genome contains:
- a CDS encoding VOC family protein, which produces MATEFQVTIDCAEPARLARFWCEALHYVPEPPPAGYDSWYGYLRGIGVPEDELEDGPDGDYCDSVIDPAGRGPRLWFQIVPEAKLAKNRLHLDLDVGGGRRAPLDERRRRVRAEADRLVKAGARQLSVLDQDGLEHVGIVMQDPEGNEFCLH